The Lycium barbarum isolate Lr01 chromosome 12, ASM1917538v2, whole genome shotgun sequence genome includes a region encoding these proteins:
- the LOC132623577 gene encoding mitochondrial ATP-independent inner membrane protease subunit 1a-like, translated as MGLGNLKQLTPFIKEAFQQTLLVSKFLCGLHVTNNYICTFALTQGPSMLPTFNLTGDLVLAERLSTRFEKTQRGDVVLVRSPENPRKIVIKRLIGMGGDTVRYVVDHGSNDKELTVVVPDGHVWIEGDNKFNTNDSRKFGPVPYGLVQGRVFWTVWPPEAFGSVGREVR; from the exons ATGGGTCTGGGAAATCTGAAGCAATTGACGCCTTTTATCAAAGAGGCATTTCAACAAACACTTCTTGTGTCCAAATTCCTCTGTGGTCTTCATGTCACCAACAACTACATCTGCACCTTCGCTCTC ACTCAAGGTCCAAGCATGCTTCCAACGTTTAATCTGACTGGTGATCTTGTTTTAGCTGAAAGGCTTTCGACCCGGTTTGAGAAAACGCAACGGGGCGATGTGGTGCTAGTTCGGAGCCCCGAAAACCCAAGAAAGATTGTGATCAAGAGACTCATTGGTATGGGTGGTGATACTGTTAGATATGTTGTGGATCATGGAAGTAATGACAAAGAACTTACTGTTGTG GTACCAGATGGACATGTTTGGATTGAAGGGGATAACAAGTTTAATACCAATGATTCAAGGAAATTTGGACCAGTTCCTTATGGACTTGTACAGGGCAGAGTCTTTTGGACT